DNA from Krasilnikovia cinnamomea:
CTCTACCAATGAGGACACCGCCGGAAGGGACCACCGGCCGCGAAGGTTGGCCGGCATCTGCGATACGACCCGGCCGATGTCCGGGAATGGGTAAAGAGGCAGGCCGCCTGATGCCAGTGGATCTGTGGCATCTCAAGGAGCGCGGTCCAAACGATGAGCGGCTGAAGTCCAAGCGTCATGGTCAGGGGAAGCGATGGCGAGGTATTGCCGTCGGCCCCTCTGGCGAGACGGTCACCCGAGCCTTCGAGCGCAAGGAGGACGCGAAGGACTGGGAGGCTGAGCAACGAGCTGGAGTCGCCCCGGCCCCCGTTGTCCGTCGCGCGGATCGGACCACGACCTTCCGCGTGTACGGCGACCGCTGGCGACTGGCCCGCGAGATTGGTTGGGTGGTCGAGACACGTCGGCGTACAGAGTCCAACCTACGAAACCATCTTTACCCGGCCTTCGGTGACCTACCGATCGACAGCATTACGACGACCACGGTGTTGGAGTGGCTAACACGGCGGCTCGGAGCGGAAACTCCGCAGTCGAGCCTACGGCTGTACTTCGAGCTATTCGACGCGGTGATGGCGGCGGCCGTGGCCGATAAGGTCATTTCCGAGAATCCCTGCGACAACATCCGGCTGTCACAAATTCTGCGTGGGCTATCGCGGGCGCCCAAGTGGGTACCTGACGAGAAGCAAGTGGTTCGCCTGTTCGACGTCGTCCCTGAGCGATACCACGCGCTGCTTCTGCTCGGTGCCGCTCAGGGTTGTCGAATCAGTGAGGCCC
Protein-coding regions in this window:
- a CDS encoding tyrosine-type recombinase/integrase encodes the protein MGKEAGRLMPVDLWHLKERGPNDERLKSKRHGQGKRWRGIAVGPSGETVTRAFERKEDAKDWEAEQRAGVAPAPVVRRADRTTTFRVYGDRWRLAREIGWVVETRRRTESNLRNHLYPAFGDLPIDSITTTTVLEWLTRRLGAETPQSSLRLYFELFDAVMAAAVADKVISENPCDNIRLSQILRGLSRAPKWVPDEKQVVRLFDVVPERYHALLLLGAAQGCRISEALGLEDSLRCIEPERGELHVVQQLRYSPQHYGGFYMAPPKSGSSGTVDLDQVVADAIARHIKDWPPVEIELPDITTGREIARTARLIFTTVHGNPFTDRTWSAEWIKWRRKAGWPEDPNHSGFHALRHYFATTLIAHHADPKDVQRALRHKGLQITLETYVHWWPRAERVKGLIGAHLQRALGARAGG